The sequence CGAGGATAATATCCGAACTCGCCGCGATCACCAATTCCGCACATTTCGGAATAGGCAACCCATTCTGGAAACGCCAAGATAGCGTGATGCAGAATTACCATGCCTTGTCCACGCTTTGTTAAACCGAGAATAGCCTCTGCTTGCGCATCTGTCGGATACGGACGGTGAAAGTTGTAAAAGACAACAGTGTCGTAGTCCTGCTGGTCAGGGTCGTCCACAAAATCGTCCAGATCTTCTCGGAGGAATTGAACACCTTCCATACTCTCAAACACTGCGTCAAACTGTCTCTCCTGAAATCCGTGTTCACCGGTTACGACTGCAATTAGCATGATTTTTCTCCTTTCAAGTAATGTGGGGGTAGGCACAAGACCCGCCCCTACAGTGGATTTTTTTAGGATAGAATTATTGCATGGAAATCCATAGAAAGAAATCTTTAATATCGCGCCCACTGCCATAATTGTCCCAAGGTCGGGCGTTTCCCGTACATTAGAATCCCAATCCGATAGATTTTCCCGCTGATAAGTGTAACAAGCAAAACAGTGGCACACATCAATACGATATTCAGCAAAATTTCCCATAAAGGTGGCATCAGCACATTGATACGCATGAACATAAGTATTGGCGAGAAAAACGGAACGTGTGAGAGTAGTACACTGAGTGTCGAATCGGGGATTCTAAACAATTGGAACATCAGTACGAATGGAACAACAATGAGCATCGTGAGGGGCACGCCTGTTTGTTGCGCTTCCTCTTCGCTGCTGCAAATCGCACCAACAACAGCATACAGGGTCGAATACATGAAGAAACCAATAATGAAATAAATAAAGAAATAGGTAAGCACCTCGCCACTACTCGCTTTGATAGTCCCAATTACTTGGACAAACTGTATCGGTAGGCTATCAATGCCAAAGATGCCGAGTATCGGCTTTATGTTCATAACCAATAACACGCCAAATATCACCCAGATAGCAAACATTGTCAAACAGACAGAGCAAACCCCAACGAGTTTGCCGAGGAGTAGTTGATGCGGTTTTACCGATGAAATGATTACCTCAACAATTCGGGTTGTTTTTTCTTCAAGCACACTCCGCATGATGGAGTTGGCGTAGATGAGAACGAACATATAAAGCACAAAAACGAGGATGTATCCGAGTCCGAGCCGCGCCCCCGTCTCTATAGCACTTTCAACTTTAGCACCACCGTCTTTCCCTTTGCTACTTTTAACAGCATAAGCGTTGAATCCAACGGAGCGCATAAGTCTACTAACTTCGCGCCGAGAATAACCGCTCTCGGCAAACCGCTTGTCCCGGACGATGTCTGAAATAATACGGCGGAGCGCGTTCTGTATATTAAAATTTGTTGCTGTTCTGGCGTAGAAACGGACCTGGCCGTTCTCAAAAACATCCTTCGGGATTTCAAGATAGGCGTAGAGATTTTTTGTCCTGACGCGTTCTTGGAGGGCAGTTTTTTCGCCTTCTGTGGTAGCGGTTTCCTCACGCAGCTGATAAACGAGTTCACCCTTATGCTGAAAGGTT comes from Candidatus Poribacteria bacterium and encodes:
- a CDS encoding ThuA domain-containing protein; the encoded protein is MLIAVVTGEHGFQERQFDAVFESMEGVQFLREDLDDFVDDPDQQDYDTVVFYNFHRPYPTDAQAEAILGLTKRGQGMVILHHAILAFPEWVAYSEMCGIGDRGEFGYYPRQTLQVQVADATHPITEGFTEWEMGDETYTMASAGGDSSILLTVDHPNSMDVLGWAREYGNSRVFCLQSGHDDVTFSNPNFREVLRRGIHWCAKA
- a CDS encoding ABC transporter permease, yielding MLSKVVTVIKREYMTRVKSKGFIASLFLMPVLMCGLVLLSSFLAIMEDKTEEMRKLAVIDETGEIFEQMQEAIAKHRTFQHKGELVYQLREETATTEGEKTALQERVRTKNLYAYLEIPKDVFENGQVRFYARTATNFNIQNALRRIISDIVRDKRFAESGYSRREVSRLMRSVGFNAYAVKSSKGKDGGAKVESAIETGARLGLGYILVFVLYMFVLIYANSIMRSVLEEKTTRIVEVIISSVKPHQLLLGKLVGVCSVCLTMFAIWVIFGVLLVMNIKPILGIFGIDSLPIQFVQVIGTIKASSGEVLTYFFIYFIIGFFMYSTLYAVVGAICSSEEEAQQTGVPLTMLIVVPFVLMFQLFRIPDSTLSVLLSHVPFFSPILMFMRINVLMPPLWEILLNIVLMCATVLLVTLISGKIYRIGILMYGKRPTLGQLWQWARY